A region from the Bacteroidota bacterium genome encodes:
- a CDS encoding class I SAM-dependent methyltransferase, whose protein sequence is MEKLKNCLICDSDQNMIYLKCRDYLVTKEEFILTQCKNCGFVFTNPRPTIEEIPPYYKSEDYYSHSDDNKSIISGIYNIVRNINIKNKLNLIHKVTKVRGTLLDYGCGAGLFIKYASSQGWLASGIEPNSDARAVSKKLGLSVEAPEFWTTITERKFDVITLWHVLEHLHDIEFVIPKLKSTLNIDGILVVAVPNIDSWDAIKYKENWAAYDVPRHLYHFNPKTIEKLFGKFGMSIVSIHPMKYDAYYVSMLSEGKSVLAKVKAIVNGLRSNMHAKSDMNYSSLIYFIK, encoded by the coding sequence ATGGAAAAACTTAAAAATTGCTTGATTTGTGACTCAGATCAGAATATGATTTACTTAAAATGCAGAGATTATTTAGTTACAAAAGAAGAGTTTATATTAACTCAATGTAAAAATTGTGGTTTTGTTTTTACAAATCCTCGACCAACAATTGAAGAAATACCTCCATATTATAAATCAGAAGATTATTATTCTCATAGTGATGACAATAAGTCAATTATTTCAGGAATTTACAATATTGTAAGAAATATAAATATTAAGAATAAATTGAACCTTATTCATAAGGTTACTAAAGTACGAGGAACACTTTTAGATTATGGTTGTGGAGCAGGCTTATTTATTAAGTACGCAAGTAGCCAAGGTTGGTTAGCTAGTGGGATAGAGCCAAATAGTGATGCAAGAGCTGTAAGCAAGAAATTGGGTTTAAGTGTTGAAGCTCCTGAATTCTGGACCACAATTACTGAGCGAAAATTTGATGTAATCACCTTATGGCATGTACTTGAACATTTGCATGACATCGAATTTGTAATCCCAAAATTGAAGTCTACCCTAAATATTGATGGAATTCTAGTAGTGGCGGTCCCGAATATTGATTCCTGGGATGCAATAAAATATAAGGAGAATTGGGCAGCTTATGATGTGCCAAGGCATTTGTATCATTTCAATCCTAAAACAATTGAGAAATTATTTGGCAAATTTGGTATGAGTATTGTTAGTATTCACCCAATGAAGTACGATGCTTATTATGTGAGTATGCTAAGTGAGGGTAAGTCAGTTTTAGCTAAAGTTAAAGCAATAGTAAATGGGCTAAGATCCAATATGCATGCAAAATCTGATATGAATTATTCGAGTCTAATTTATTTTATTAAATAA
- the mnmG gene encoding tRNA uridine-5-carboxymethylaminomethyl(34) synthesis enzyme MnmG, protein MFKKYDIIVVGAGHAGCEAAAAAANLGSSVLLITMNMENMAQMSCNPAMGGIAKGQIVREIDALGGYSGIVTDHTMIQFRMLNKSKGPAMWSPRAQSDRMLFSRKWREILENQPNLEFWQDMVTEIIEKDNRIVGVKTGMGQVINALAVILTNGTFLNGKIHIGTKTFGGGRIGERASVGLTESLIKMGFESSRMKTGTPVRVDGRSLDFEKMEEQKGDEIPGKFSFTNTPKLQKQRSCYLTYTNTSVHDTLRHGFHESPMFSGRILGIGPRYCPSIEDKIDRFSDKDRHQLFIEPEGWNTIEYYVNGFSSSLPDHIQYKALKKIPGFENAKIFRPGYAIEYDYFPPIQLKYTLETKLIANLFFAGQINGTTGYEEAASQGIIAGINAHQLTCEKEPFILKRSDSYIGVLIDDLITKGVDEPYRMFTSRAEYRLLLRQDNADIRLTERSYKIGLADEQRMEAVNNKNEKIAEIINKLKNVSLDPDDINPYLISKDTNIITQKTKIATLVLRPQVNLPELIEHSKKANDIVIKYENLDPALIESIEILIKYEGYIVKEKELADRFEKFEKMKLDTDFDYHKIKALSYEAREKLNRIKPTTIGQAARISGVSPSDISVLAIHNGK, encoded by the coding sequence ATGTTTAAAAAATACGATATTATTGTTGTTGGAGCCGGGCATGCAGGTTGCGAGGCCGCAGCTGCAGCTGCGAATTTGGGATCTTCCGTCCTATTAATTACAATGAATATGGAGAACATGGCTCAGATGTCATGTAATCCTGCGATGGGTGGTATCGCTAAAGGCCAAATAGTTCGTGAAATTGATGCATTAGGAGGATATTCAGGAATCGTTACAGATCATACAATGATTCAATTCCGTATGTTGAACAAATCGAAGGGTCCTGCTATGTGGAGCCCAAGGGCACAAAGTGATCGTATGCTTTTTTCAAGAAAATGGAGAGAGATATTAGAAAACCAACCAAATTTAGAATTTTGGCAGGATATGGTTACAGAGATAATTGAAAAGGATAATCGTATAGTAGGCGTTAAGACAGGAATGGGTCAAGTGATTAATGCATTGGCTGTCATTCTGACCAATGGTACATTTCTAAATGGCAAAATTCATATTGGAACAAAAACTTTTGGTGGCGGTAGAATAGGAGAAAGAGCTTCAGTTGGGTTAACTGAATCGTTGATAAAGATGGGATTTGAATCAAGTAGAATGAAAACCGGAACTCCTGTTCGTGTAGATGGAAGATCCCTTGATTTTGAGAAAATGGAAGAACAAAAGGGGGATGAGATTCCAGGTAAGTTTTCATTCACCAACACTCCAAAACTTCAAAAACAAAGAAGTTGTTATCTTACCTACACAAATACTTCTGTTCATGATACACTAAGACATGGCTTTCATGAATCCCCAATGTTTAGTGGGAGGATTCTGGGAATTGGGCCAAGATATTGCCCTTCCATAGAAGACAAAATTGATCGATTTTCTGATAAAGATAGACATCAATTATTTATTGAACCTGAAGGGTGGAATACGATTGAATATTATGTGAATGGGTTTTCATCGTCATTACCAGATCATATCCAATATAAAGCTCTCAAAAAAATTCCGGGATTTGAAAATGCAAAAATATTTAGACCAGGTTACGCTATTGAATATGATTATTTCCCACCTATTCAGTTAAAATATACTTTAGAAACAAAATTGATTGCAAATTTGTTTTTTGCAGGACAAATAAATGGAACAACCGGTTATGAAGAGGCCGCTTCACAAGGGATAATCGCGGGCATAAATGCACACCAGCTCACTTGTGAAAAAGAGCCTTTCATCTTAAAGAGATCAGATTCCTATATTGGGGTGTTAATTGATGATTTAATTACAAAAGGTGTAGATGAGCCCTATAGGATGTTTACATCAAGGGCTGAGTATCGTTTATTGCTTAGGCAGGATAATGCAGACATCAGATTGACAGAAAGAAGTTATAAAATTGGTTTAGCTGATGAGCAAAGAATGGAGGCTGTAAATAATAAGAATGAAAAAATAGCTGAGATTATTAATAAATTAAAGAATGTAAGCCTTGATCCTGACGATATAAATCCATATCTCATATCGAAGGATACAAACATTATTACACAAAAGACAAAAATTGCAACACTTGTTTTACGCCCTCAAGTCAATTTACCTGAATTAATTGAACATAGTAAAAAAGCAAACGATATAGTGATTAAATATGAAAATTTAGATCCAGCATTGATAGAATCAATAGAAATCCTAATTAAATATGAAGGTTATATCGTTAAAGAAAAGGAATTGGCTGATAGATTTGAGAAGTTTGAAAAGATGAAGCTGGATACTGACTTTGATTATCATAAAATAAAAGCTTTATCTTATGAGGCTCGAGAAAAACTGAATAGAATTAAACCAACTACTATTGGCCAAGCAGCTCGTATTAGCGGTGTTTCGCCATCAGATATTTCTGTTTTGGCAATACATAATGGAAAATGA
- the ybeY gene encoding rRNA maturation RNase YbeY, whose translation MVPKIYFFYENIEYKVKGIKEIRLWLIACAASESKKIGELNIIFCDDNYLSKINKEYLKHNYLTDVITFDNSENKGILSGDVFISIERAKENAVLYKQTTTKEVRRLLIHGLLHLIGYSDKSAIARKLMSELEDAYLDKV comes from the coding sequence CTGGTACCGAAAATCTATTTTTTTTACGAAAATATCGAATATAAAGTAAAGGGTATTAAAGAGATACGGCTTTGGCTTATTGCATGTGCTGCTTCTGAGAGTAAAAAGATTGGGGAGCTAAATATTATTTTTTGTGATGATAATTATCTATCAAAAATAAATAAAGAATATCTTAAGCACAATTATTTGACTGATGTCATCACATTTGATAATTCAGAAAATAAGGGTATTCTGTCCGGAGATGTTTTTATCAGTATTGAAAGAGCTAAGGAAAATGCAGTATTGTATAAGCAAACAACAACAAAAGAAGTTAGAAGGTTATTGATTCATGGGCTACTTCATTTAATAGGATATTCTGATAAAAGTGCGATTGCTAGGAAATTAATGAGTGAACTAGAAGACGCTTATTTAGATAAAGTGTAA
- a CDS encoding ATP-binding protein, whose amino-acid sequence MSTIVLRNRNESLNRIESFVEHICVGFNINDTFLGNMIIAVSEVVNIIEAKNLGVKISFKNEQKEFSFVFEDFSNELDLTLFSNDRELLTETRSETDNSLFMINALCDDLIVDSIERVIVLTFINEGVAEKLSRHRKNYLNNYLNQQLKVN is encoded by the coding sequence ATGAGTACAATTGTTTTAAGAAATAGAAACGAGAGTCTAAATCGAATTGAAAGTTTCGTAGAGCATATTTGCGTTGGGTTCAATATTAATGATACGTTTCTGGGAAACATGATTATCGCAGTTTCGGAGGTTGTAAATATTATAGAAGCTAAGAACTTGGGAGTAAAAATCTCTTTCAAGAACGAGCAAAAAGAATTCTCATTTGTCTTTGAAGACTTTTCAAATGAATTAGATCTTACCCTTTTTAGTAATGATCGGGAATTGTTAACTGAAACCCGATCAGAGACGGATAATTCTCTTTTTATGATAAATGCTTTATGTGATGATTTAATTGTTGATAGTATAGAACGAGTGATTGTTTTAACTTTTATTAATGAAGGGGTGGCAGAGAAACTATCAAGACATAGAAAAAATTACCTTAATAATTACTTAAATCAACAACTAAAAGTAAATTGA